From the Pseudomonas syringae KCTC 12500 genome, the window CGCGAATTCGCGGGCCATTCAAGCAGCTTTCGGGGTGGCTCAACCGTCCTTGAACAGAAAACTGTAGGCATTCAGCGCCGGCACGCCGCCGAGGTGGGCGTAGAGCACTTTCGAACCTTCGGGGAATTCGCCGTTGCGCACCATGTCGATCATGCCGTGCATGGATTTGCCCTCGTAGACCGGGTCGGTCAGCACGCCTTCCAGGCGGGCGCAGAGGCGGATGGCTTCGAGGGTGCCATCGTTCGGCAGGCCGTATTCCGGGTAGGCGTAGCGGGTGTCGAGCACAACGTCTTCGGCGCTGATTTCGCGGCCCAGCTCAACCAGTTTTGCGGTGTTTTGAGCGATACGCAGGACCTGCGCGCGGGTCTTTTCCGGCTTGGCCGACGCGTCGATACCGATCACACGCTGTGCCCGGCCATCGGCTGCGAAGCCCACCAGCATGCCTGCGTGAGTGCTGCCGGTTACCGAGCAGACCACGATGTAGTCGAACTTGAAGCCCAGCTCTTCTTCCTGCTGGCGCACTTCATCGGCAAAACGCACGAACCCCAGGCCGCCATAAGGGTGTTCCGAGCAGCCCGCTGGAATCGGGAACGGTTTGCCGCCGCCTTCCTCGACGTCGGCCATGGCCTTTTCCCAGCTCGGGCGAATGCCGATATCGAAGCCTGCCGAATCCAGACGCACATCAGCGCCCATGATGCGCGACATCTCGATATTGCCGACCCGGTCGTACAACGCGTCCGAATAGTTGACCCAATTCTCCTGAACCAGCACGCACTTCATGCCCAGATGCGCCGCTACGGCTGCCACCTGACGGGTCTGGTTGGACTGGATGCCACCGATCGATACCAGTGTGTCGTAGCCACCGTCGATAGCTTCCGGCACCAGGTATTCCAGTTTGCGGGTCTTGTTGCCGCCGAAGGCCAGACCGCTGTTGCAATCCTCGCGCTTGGCATACAACTCGACCTTGCCGCCCAGATGCTCACTCAGGCGTTTCAGTGGGGTAATGGGCGAGGGGCCGAAGGTCAGAGGGTAGCGCTTGAACTTGCTCAGGTTCATATCGGGTCTCCGTTGATAAGTTGTTCCGGACATTGAAGGTGGGTCTCGATATCTTTATCGAGCCGCCCGGCATGGCTCCCATCATAGGAA encodes:
- a CDS encoding 1-aminocyclopropane-1-carboxylate deaminase, with amino-acid sequence MNLSKFKRYPLTFGPSPITPLKRLSEHLGGKVELYAKREDCNSGLAFGGNKTRKLEYLVPEAIDGGYDTLVSIGGIQSNQTRQVAAVAAHLGMKCVLVQENWVNYSDALYDRVGNIEMSRIMGADVRLDSAGFDIGIRPSWEKAMADVEEGGGKPFPIPAGCSEHPYGGLGFVRFADEVRQQEEELGFKFDYIVVCSVTGSTHAGMLVGFAADGRAQRVIGIDASAKPEKTRAQVLRIAQNTAKLVELGREISAEDVVLDTRYAYPEYGLPNDGTLEAIRLCARLEGVLTDPVYEGKSMHGMIDMVRNGEFPEGSKVLYAHLGGVPALNAYSFLFKDG